A region of Sulfuricella denitrificans skB26 DNA encodes the following proteins:
- a CDS encoding DUF6527 family protein, protein MSHFDKLLVWLKLFDHDKKSRDWFERQPLPPVTFPGIRTIEKPPRNEEVEKSTLYFVAAANKPKWVLFRCPCGCNSVITLSLQQVHRPHWTLRASQDNRPVLYPSVWRDVGCKSHFWIMDGRVYWCGDTGTPPFLNR, encoded by the coding sequence ATGTCGCACTTTGACAAGCTACTGGTATGGCTGAAGCTTTTTGATCACGATAAGAAGTCGCGTGATTGGTTTGAACGTCAGCCGTTACCGCCGGTAACCTTTCCTGGAATCCGAACTATAGAAAAGCCGCCACGTAATGAAGAAGTAGAAAAAAGTACTCTATATTTTGTGGCAGCAGCAAATAAGCCGAAGTGGGTTCTCTTTCGTTGCCCTTGCGGTTGTAATAGCGTCATTACACTGTCTCTGCAGCAGGTACATAGGCCGCACTGGACGTTAAGAGCAAGCCAGGATAATCGGCCTGTTCTGTATCCATCCGTGTGGAGAGATGTCGGTTGTAAGAGTCATTTCTGGATAATGGATGGGCGTGTTTACTGGTGCGGTGATACCGGAACACCGCCATTCTTA